The genomic window AGAACGAGATTTGGATCGGTTTTCTTAATTTTCTTCATCATTCTGACTCTCCCGACATTGGTAAAAGGCTTTAATGGGGACTCCTTTTATAAAGTTTTGCTCACACGTATTTGGTGGAAATCGTTCCAGGCGATCGGTCACGGCGTTTTGTTCTTTCGAGTACATTCTGTAGGCTTGAATTTTAGTCTGAAAACCAAAGTTTGAACTGACTTTGATTGCAATTAAAAAAGGAGGACCTATCAGCACCGACAGTTCATAAGTTGGATTATCCTTAATATATCACTAATCAAAGTGACGGATAAAATTTATTCTATCTTGATACAATTAAATACGACTTATTTCATAATCTTGCGATACCCGGAGGCGCATAATGATTCGGTTTGGTCCGGCTGGGATTCCTCTTTCTTGCAAAGGTAGAACCTTAAAGGACGGTATTGAAGACGTGCATACACTAGGTCTCAATGCAATGGAAATCCAAATGGTAAGAGTTAACGTCATTGATCGTCCACCAGAAGAAGAAGAAATAGGATCGACGCCAATGAAGCTCGAAAATGATCTAGTAGTCGGCATAATGAGAAAAAAGGGCAAAAAGGAAATTATGATAGTAGATCCTTTCGAAAAGATCAAACCAGATGATGATTTGGTTGTACTTGCATCGGGTCTTGCACAGAATTTCGAAGAACTATCAATTCTGGGCAAAATGGGTAAAGAACTTGACGTTCAACTATCAATGCATACGCCGTATTACATGGACCTCATAAGCAATAATGAGATGACAGAGAAAAGCATCAATAGCATGAAATGGGCCGCTACGATGACGAATGTGTTAGAGGGACAGATGGTCGTAAGCCATATTGGACTTTATGGAGAAATGGGTAAGAAAAAGGCGCGTGAAAATGTCTTGGCGAATCTCTACAAACTGCTTGAATGGTGGAAAGATATGGAAATTAGACCGTCCCTCGGGCTTGAAACTAGCGGGAGACAAGAAGTATTCGGAAGTTTGGAAGAGATTTTGGATATTTGCGATGAACTTAAAGAGATCGTTCCCGTCGTGAATTTTGCACACCTCCATGCACGTGAGAATGGAATACTGAGAGAGCCTCAAGACTTCGCAGAGGTTTTTGATTCGACGAGCGGTTACGTCAATGGGCATCACTATGTTCATTTTGCCGGCGTAGAACATGAAGGAGGAAATGAAAAAAGAGTAACTCCTATCAAAAAGGGCGATTTGAGATTTGAACCGCTCGCAGACTATTTGGCAGAATGTATGCCCAATGTCACCATAATCTCGAGTTCGCCCCTACTCGAGCATGATGCAATGTACATGAAAGTCATCTTTGAAAGGGCTCTCATGAAGAAACTGATGAAATCCAGTAAGGCGAAAAAGACCGAGTGCGAGGAGTAAGATAGCCGTGGAATTAACCGATGTAATTTCATATATCACTAAAGAAGTTCACGAGACGCTCGAGAAGATTGATCCACAAACTGTAGAAGAAGTTATTAATTCGATCATCAACGCGGAGAAGGTATTCATCTATGGAGTAGGGCGATCTGGTCTTGTTGGTCAAGGGTTTGCAGTAAGACTTGTCCAAATGGGACTTGACGTTCATTTCATAGGTGAGATGACGACACCAATCGTTGAAGAGCGGGACGTTGTCATAATCGTATCGAATACGGGCGAAACAATGTCTGCAATTCAAACAGCAAACATCGTGAGAAGAGTCGGCGCAAAGGTTATTGCTGTAACCTCCAACATCCATTCAAAATTGGGTCAGGCAGCAAACCTTATTGTGGAAATTTCGCCAAAAAAGGATGAACAGCGCAAGAAACTCGCACCCCTTGGGACGCTATTTGAAGATGCTGCATTTATATTCTTTGACTGCATAGTGCCTCTTTTGATGTCAAAACTGGATCAGAATGAGACATCACTCCGTCGGCGACACGCGATTTGGGTTTGACTTAATTACTTTTTTTCTTACGCAAGTTCCGTAATATGGATTTTCGTATTCATCCCAATAAATTGCAAAAATTCTATTTTTTATTCGTTTCCCTTCAAGGTAAAATGCCTTGATTTCCATATTCATGGGGTCGATAACAATTGCTGAATGGGCACGATCACCAAAATACGTCCTTTGGGTATAGAGATCCGTACTGGACATGAAACAGCCATGTCCTGGATGCGAGTGGTACCAACCCGTAACAATGTAATTGAACCCTGCATCTTCGAGCGCTTGGAATAATTTTTCGAAAGCCCCTCTGTCAAATCGCACGTTCACAAACGTTGACTCGAGATCAGTCGTAACGATATCCTTTACGAGACTATAGATTCTGCCATTCTCTTTGTATACCCATCCAAGAAGAAGCCCCATCGCCTCCTTTTGTTCACCAGCATATCTTATTGAATGATTCCTCATTTTCTCCTCGGCAATTCTCGAAACGTACAATTCAAATCCATTCCTTTCCTGCGTAGAGTACTCTCTCAAGTCTTCCTCGCTTAACCATTTGTGTGGCTTTATTCGCTCGAGGGGTGGTGCTGCTCTCTCCTCTATCTCGATGCTTTCCGCATTCAAAATACGCGGAGTTTTCAATCAGATTTCACCACTTTGGGTAAAGGCGAATAGACAATCGGTGGTATCCTTATCTTCGAATGATTGAAATACGCCGCAGCTGCGGTGCAACTCTCAGTTCCAAATGGACTTGAAGGATTTGGCGAAATCAAAAGGGCTTCGATACCTTTGATGAATGATAACAGTGTTGAATTGAAGCTCCATTCATCCAGCAATTTTGTGCAGAGATGACCCCCGTCATCTGGCATCATGATATTAGGATGAAAAATCGGCGTCTTCCACCTTACCATAGGTTTCTCAAAAGGATAATTTCTCCCGATCAGAATGTTGAAACGGTGCTCATACCGCGTCTCTATTCCGTCATCTGTAAATACAAGTCCAGGAACCCCTTTAAGTTCAATTTCAATTTCAATAGGAAAAGAGCGGAGATCACCGTCAGGCAGCGCGATAGGGCGTCTCAAATAACGAGCACAAACACTGAGCTCGTTTAGTAATCTTGCCTTCAAGATGTCAGGTGGGAGGGACATTTATCCGCCCTCTGGATCTGGTATC from Methanomassiliicoccales archaeon includes these protein-coding regions:
- a CDS encoding TIM barrel protein — translated: MIRFGPAGIPLSCKGRTLKDGIEDVHTLGLNAMEIQMVRVNVIDRPPEEEEIGSTPMKLENDLVVGIMRKKGKKEIMIVDPFEKIKPDDDLVVLASGLAQNFEELSILGKMGKELDVQLSMHTPYYMDLISNNEMTEKSINSMKWAATMTNVLEGQMVVSHIGLYGEMGKKKARENVLANLYKLLEWWKDMEIRPSLGLETSGRQEVFGSLEEILDICDELKEIVPVVNFAHLHARENGILREPQDFAEVFDSTSGYVNGHHYVHFAGVEHEGGNEKRVTPIKKGDLRFEPLADYLAECMPNVTIISSSPLLEHDAMYMKVIFERALMKKLMKSSKAKKTECEE
- a CDS encoding ubiquitin-conjugating enzyme E2, producing the protein MSLPPDILKARLLNELSVCARYLRRPIALPDGDLRSFPIEIEIELKGVPGLVFTDDGIETRYEHRFNILIGRNYPFEKPMVRWKTPIFHPNIMMPDDGGHLCTKLLDEWSFNSTLLSFIKGIEALLISPNPSSPFGTESCTAAAAYFNHSKIRIPPIVYSPLPKVVKSD
- the hxlB gene encoding 6-phospho-3-hexuloisomerase, with the protein product MELTDVISYITKEVHETLEKIDPQTVEEVINSIINAEKVFIYGVGRSGLVGQGFAVRLVQMGLDVHFIGEMTTPIVEERDVVIIVSNTGETMSAIQTANIVRRVGAKVIAVTSNIHSKLGQAANLIVEISPKKDEQRKKLAPLGTLFEDAAFIFFDCIVPLLMSKLDQNETSLRRRHAIWV